A single region of the Planctomycetia bacterium genome encodes:
- a CDS encoding redoxin domain-containing protein produces MFRSATHFRWLVTFSAMLLAHTHASSSLLSAELVAVAAQIELRDTNGQLQKFEVGDGKRWLVVVFLGVECPLSKLYAERLNELAAEFEPRGARFLAVDSNPQDSPADLRAFVRTHSLRIPLVKDSAQRVADRFGAVRNPEVIVVDSPGAVRYRGRIDDQYQVGVHRGAAMSGELRSALEELVAGRSVSVPETKSVGCLITRHEPDQARVEVTYADRIAPLLHAKCVRCHRPGEAAPMSLVDYDEVVGWAAMIDEVVAEDRMPPWHAERGVGHFANDASLTSEEKQLLRQWLAAGCPKGDLRRLAPLPPHGVEGWSIGRPDAVVAIPQPFTIPATGTIEYQYFDVDPGFAEDRWVAAAEVRPSNRAVVHHCNVFLRPPGSSDVVEQGSLGSYCLTAMAAGTPAMRLPDGMAKRIPAGWHLLFVVHYTAVGSEQFDRTSLGLKFLDPREVTREAATRLMVDEQLCLPPHTADHRVEHTALIERDMLLLAMFPHMHLRGKSFRYEATYPDGSMETLLNVPRWDFQWQHRYELAEPKRLPAGTTLRCIAHYDNSSANSANPDPGATVRTGPLSEDEMFNGYYDLALAEAEYPTARKNRLHFVTVGLVIALVTLRRNRKRSVADDA; encoded by the coding sequence ATGTTCCGCTCCGCGACGCACTTTCGTTGGCTCGTAACCTTCTCGGCGATGCTGCTTGCGCACACGCACGCAAGCTCGTCGCTACTGAGTGCGGAGTTGGTTGCGGTAGCCGCACAGATCGAGCTTCGCGACACCAACGGGCAATTGCAAAAGTTCGAGGTCGGCGACGGGAAGCGATGGTTGGTCGTCGTGTTTCTCGGGGTCGAGTGTCCGCTGTCGAAGTTGTATGCCGAGCGGCTGAACGAGCTTGCAGCGGAGTTCGAGCCGCGCGGTGCGCGGTTTCTTGCGGTCGATTCCAATCCGCAAGATAGCCCGGCCGATCTGCGCGCGTTCGTGCGCACGCATTCACTCCGTATCCCGTTAGTGAAGGATTCGGCGCAGCGCGTTGCCGATCGCTTCGGCGCGGTCCGTAATCCGGAGGTGATCGTCGTCGACTCGCCAGGCGCGGTGCGCTATCGCGGCCGGATCGACGACCAATACCAAGTCGGCGTGCATCGTGGTGCGGCCATGTCGGGCGAGTTGCGCAGTGCGCTGGAAGAACTAGTGGCCGGCCGCAGCGTATCCGTGCCGGAGACGAAGAGCGTCGGCTGTTTGATCACGCGCCACGAGCCCGACCAAGCACGCGTCGAGGTGACGTACGCCGACCGGATCGCGCCGCTGTTGCATGCGAAGTGCGTTCGCTGTCATCGCCCGGGCGAAGCGGCGCCGATGTCGCTCGTCGACTACGACGAGGTCGTCGGTTGGGCTGCGATGATCGACGAAGTCGTGGCCGAGGATCGCATGCCGCCGTGGCACGCGGAGCGCGGCGTCGGGCACTTCGCGAACGACGCGAGCTTGACCTCCGAAGAGAAGCAACTGTTGCGACAATGGCTCGCCGCCGGTTGCCCGAAAGGGGATCTTCGCCGGCTCGCGCCGTTGCCGCCGCACGGGGTCGAGGGCTGGTCGATCGGTCGGCCCGATGCGGTCGTTGCGATTCCGCAACCGTTCACGATCCCCGCGACCGGCACGATCGAGTACCAATACTTCGACGTCGATCCGGGCTTCGCGGAAGATCGTTGGGTCGCGGCGGCCGAAGTCCGGCCGAGCAATCGCGCGGTCGTGCATCATTGCAACGTGTTCTTGCGTCCGCCCGGTTCGAGCGACGTCGTCGAACAAGGTTCGCTCGGGTCTTATTGCCTGACGGCGATGGCTGCGGGAACTCCGGCGATGCGCCTGCCCGACGGGATGGCGAAACGCATTCCGGCCGGTTGGCATTTGTTGTTCGTCGTGCATTACACGGCCGTCGGGAGCGAGCAGTTCGATCGGACGAGCCTCGGTTTGAAGTTCCTCGACCCGCGCGAAGTGACGCGCGAAGCGGCGACCCGGCTGATGGTCGACGAGCAGCTTTGCCTTCCGCCGCACACGGCCGATCATCGGGTCGAGCACACGGCCTTGATCGAGCGCGACATGCTCCTCTTGGCGATGTTTCCGCACATGCACTTGCGCGGAAAATCGTTTCGCTACGAGGCGACGTATCCGGACGGCAGCATGGAGACGCTGTTGAACGTGCCGCGATGGGACTTCCAATGGCAGCATCGCTACGAGCTCGCCGAGCCGAAGCGCTTGCCGGCCGGCACGACGCTCCGCTGCATCGCACACTACGACAACTCGTCCGCGAACTCGGCGAACCCCGATCCCGGCGCGACGGTGCGCACCGGTCCGCTGAGCGAAGATGAGATGTTCAACGGCTACTACGATCTTGCGCTTGCCGAAGCGGAGTATCCGACCGCGAGGAAAAACCGGCTGCATTTCGTAACAGTCGGGCTGGTGATTGCGCTGGTGACATTGCGGCGAAACCGCAAGCGAAGCGTGGCTGACGACGCTTAA